The stretch of DNA tctcagtctcctccaggctgaacagaccgaGTGACCTCAATCACTTCAATAAAGACCACCGTCTTCATTgacctcctttggacactctctaatagcttaatatttcttatttttcttatactgtggtgcccaaaactgcacacaatattcaaggtgaggccgccccagtgcagagcagagcaggacaatcccctccctcgaccggctggcgatgctttgcctgatgcccccaggacatggttggccctcctggggccagggccagggccagggccagggcactgctgactcagattcaacttgccatcaaccaggacccccaggtccctttccatggcactaCTTTCTAACATCTCATTCCCTtgtctgtacaaacatccagtGTTGCCCCATACCAGATGGTGGCAGAGTCCTGCACTTCTCCTTGTTGGAGTTCATACGGTTGCTGATTATCCAGTTCTCTAatttgtccaggtctctctgcagggcctccctgccttcgagggagtcaacagctcctcccagttttgggtcatctgcaaacttagtatcccttccagtcctctGTCCAAGTCATTTATTAAGATACTGAAGAGCGCAGGGCCTAAggtggagccctgtggaaccccactagtgacagatcaacagtctgatgttaccccattcactattaccctttGTGCTTGACTCATGAGACAAGTCCTCATCCACCACACGATATGTGGAAGCTGTCAGGCAGCAGTAAGCTGGTGTTAGGGCCCCGTGGCTCCCCCAGgggctccctcagcccctcggAGCTCCCTCAGCTGGAGGGTGCGGGGagaggctgctccaggcagctcaTTGTTCTGGAGCTGTTCCCCAACACCCACCTTGTGcagtgctcctgctgggagcatatggggctggcagggcaagctccccttctcctccctggaAATGCTGGGCACAGTGCACATTGTAGTACCTGTGTCAGTATAGACGATGTGCCAAACCATACCATTGCTTCAGGATTAAATCATAATGGAGCTGTCTATCCCCTGGAACACAGAGCATCGCCCAACATATTCGAAGTAATTGGCAAACCACTGCTATGAGGGGACAAGAAGGATTTATTTGTGAACGTAACACCATCAAAGCCCAAGACATTTGTCCTGATACTGAAAAAACGGTTTATCATTTTGAAATATGTCCTGAcgaaacccccaaaacccataCTTGTATATATTGGAAAAGGATGCACTTGTATGACAACTCCTTGTGATTTTGTATTTATAGATAATATTGCTGTAGATCCAAGAAATCATTCTAATGTTTGGGTCTGTAACTTCATTGAAATTATGGAATGTGATTTTAATTACTAAACTCCCTTTATATCTTATCAATTGATACTCTTGTCGTAATGAATCTCACCTTGATAAGAAAGCTGCTGTTGAAGCAAGCTCAAGAAAATGGACAAAGCTTTGATTACTGTCCATCATGATGTGGAAGAAATACATCACATGCTAGAACGAGTGAAGAAAGAGAACATCAATGGTGGGATCCTTTTTGGATGGTCACCTACTGCtacatctatctatctatctatctatctatctatctatctatctatctatctatctatctatctatccatctatctatctgtctatctatctgtctatctgtctatctatctcCTTAATATGTTTTGCTTTAATAATGGTACTGTATGTAAAAATTTGGAATATgatgaaattattaatttccttgCAATTCCTATTTACACCTGATGTTCCATGCAATATACACACACTTGATGTTCCACACGTGCTTGATGTTCCACGCACTAAACACAAGCCTGATGTTCCACTCAATAGACACATGCTTGATACTCCACTCAACATACACCTGATTGATGTTTCAAATTCATATTGAGTTTGTGTTGTTTGAGTGACTGTAGTGGATATTGTGGGGagaatactgaaaaacaaagttcaGCAAGGAGTGCATGTGTTGGCTGTAACTCACCAGGGACAAACTGTGTGCACACATTCATAGCACTGAGGGAACACTGAGGGAGCTTAGTGTAACATCTAAAGGAGACATGCAACAAGGGATAGAGTGATACGAAAATGCTGCAGTCTTGCTTTGTTGAAATCAATGCAGCTAATGGGAACTAAGCCAAAGGAATGATCCAGGTGGTAATCCAAAACTCTGTTCTGTAGCCAGTAGGGGTAAGTGCTCTCTATCATATTGCTGCTGCGGCTACAGGAATAGGACTGGATAACCAATCCAAAGGGAACAGACCTTTTTTGTGAGGTTAATTCTCAAACATTGTTTtccagcccaggacacagtgcAGCAGATGCATAAGGAAGTTTGAGCTGTCACTAATTGTCTGAAGTTAGGCATCTGATTGGGATCTACTTTTGGACTTGCCTGTCCGGCATGTCATTTTAAATGCTAGATGACATGGTAATtggaaaggcacagaaaatGACGAGGCATCTAAAGGCTGAAGCAAATATGACAGCTCTTCTGCTGTTGGCACCAACATCCAACCAGAGACAAAACAAGTAACCCAGCTGTGGAGTAAAGGGAAAGCATTAGTCTTGACATGTGCACCAGGTATCCTCTCTCTGGCCATCTGGATGCTGGGAAAGGCTTGGAGCCTCATGGATAGAGTCAGCCGAAGAGAATACATAAAACCTTGAAAAGGGGCTAGTGGCTGCTGCATGACTTGTAGTGGCTTTTCCAATCTACCTTCACATGATGGAGTAGCTTTACAGGTGGCAGAGATGAGGCAGAACAGGCTGAACAATCAAAACACATCCAAATGACTCTGGACAAGCATTCAGCTGGCCCATTGCATAGACTCATAGTCACCGAAGCTCAGCAAAAGGCATACAGCCTCCAGGAACAATTCCAGAGAGAGAGTTTGAGCCCTGTGCCAGCAAGAAGACTGCAGCCTGGTAGGAACTACCCCGTCATAAGTATGTACAAGCAACAATGCAGACTAAGTAAAGGGAGCCAGGAGGAATGCAGACCCTTCAAGCAAGGTGTGCTTCCTCTCAGCATACGCAGATCATCTGCACTCTCAGCTATTCTCAGAACTGAACTATTAAGGCTCTGATTCTGCTGAACTTAAACAGATGTAAATATCCTCTGAGTAACCttactgaaattattaaaattactcCTGTCAGTCCCAGCTCACTCGTAATTCTTAACACAGCCAATGTTTTCAAAGCTTATCATTTGTTATTTATCAGTCTCATCAGTAATCTGTCATTTTGCAGGTGTAACTATTTTGGTCAAGACACAGTGTAAGCAGAGCTCTAAAAGTTTTAATCCAGTTTCAATACCACTGAATGTGAACTTGAGGCAGTCAGTATCAGGAGTCAGCAAACTTGCTTTAGCATTTTCAAGCTACCATAATGAATAGGAATcaaaattctgctttgttttgactGACACTGCTGTAACAATGGGCTGTGCTTTCactttctgctgaaaaagaGGATGGATTTGAATTAATCACTTAATAAAATGATTCTGTAGCTTGACATCATTGTCATAAAGACACTACGGATGCTTAAACTGTTAGAAACAAAATCAGGGATTCAcaaactgacattttatttcagatacattttttacatttgtaCAATATATTACagaacttttcattttctgcagaatCTAATATATATTGTATAGCTTTTTTCTATAAGCTTATAATAAAATAAGCAttacaaatgaaatatttgttgctttaaggggaaaagaaacagttacaagaaaacacaaaaatatacCTGTTACAATCCATGATGAAGAAATACACACTTTAAACTGGTTGAATACAATCTTCATACATTAAAGTTTACTACAGGTtgttagcctttttttttctttttcatcatgCATTTTATCAGAATTTTTAGAAAccctgttttacagaaaaatggcAAAGTACTGTAGTTTCATTCCTATTAATGGGTTCTTAAAACCCACAGTAATGTATTTAAGCCTAATTCAAACCTGTAAATATTAGTCAGTCTTTctttgattggtttttttgaaTTATGCCTCATATTTGGTTATCAGTACTGATAAAAAAGAGTGTCTCTCAACATCTGCTAAGTGCAAAGTGCAAACTTTCTCTGAAAATGCCTCACTTATTGCTGTAGGCAGTGTTCTAGTGTGGCTGCTTCTAAGAAGAGATTTAAAGCTAATGAACATTTGGAATTCCAAGTGTGttctacagaaacaaaactgctgttgtgatttttacatttcaggaaaaaaacaaagatgacAGTGCCGTTATGCTTTATTTATTCTAAAGTGAGACAATCAGATCTTGGGGAAGTTTACATTCCTTTTGTCAGCAGTAATACTATAACATAGTTATATTCCTTCCATCAGCTGGATTCCATGGTGCATTTATTAATGCCATGCAGACATGGCAGCGAAAGCACTAAAGGCAGTCCAACAATTTAAGAAGTTGTATTTTATAAATGGCTTATAGATGGTTTACAGATTGAAGGTGAGAATTAACCTTTTTGAGGCTTGTAGTATTTTAGCCACTGACTTCAAGTGGAGCCAAAATGTCACTGAGACAATGCTCTCTCTGCTCTAAGTCTGACCATGATGCATGGACCTGCAGCAGACAGCTGGTCAGGTCAGGGACAGACTACTCCATAAGTCAGAGTATATAAACCAACTTCTTTGCTAGCACTTAAGAATGTTCCTTCATGTTTCTCTCATCCCTACTGGCACCTTTGTCTAAATTAAGTAGCCTTGCCTGTTACAGACATCCAGGTGTGagttttgcttctgcttcttcttAGTGTGGTGTGTAGGTATGTCCCTGATTCTTCCTTTGCAAGCCTGACAAGGTTCTCCCAACCTCCCTTGTCTTTCTGTGGTGTTGCTCATCCAACTTCCACTtcttttccagagagaaaatatgacCACACATCATCTTGGCCACTGGAAATTTCCTGCACAGAGATTATCAAAGCGTCAAGTCCTTTATCCACATGCATTTGCTACCTACATTTCCATTCTTGGTCCAGGGAGGTGGAAAACCTGAAACAGTGTAGACCGTACAGTAGCTAGTTTGGGGTTTATAAACATCTTAATTCAAATACAGCATACAGATTAAATGAAGACTAGTTTCCAGGGCAACACCATGACTGCTCCATCGATAAGCAAAacctgagattagctcagctggttaCAGCATGGTGCTAGTAACGCCAAgattgtgggtttgatccctgtatgggccattcacttaggagttggactcaatgatccttatgggtcccttccaactcagaatatgctgtgaaaaaaattaactgaaggTTTTATATTCTCAGATATTTGGGTCTTCTAAACTTGGAAAAGTTGGCAACAGTTTTCTGGCTATATCAACTGTTCATGGTATGCATCTGTCTACATACAGACATGCAATTTTCACAGTTGTTGGTGTGCttgggttgttgttttggtgtgctttttaaaagcttggCTGACACAGAACCCTCCCaattccttccctccctctttgcCTTAGAATATATGTCTGCATTAAGTACAATTAAGGTATGAGTACCtcccacagaagagaaatgTGAGTTTGAGGTATTTAAAATGCCTCACCATGTCAGATGCACGTAACTATGGTTCGTGATAATTTCATTCGTTCATCTTCCTTCACACAGGGGGTTGCCATGGATACACCAGGCAGAAGGTAGAAAGATGGTGTTGGCtaaaagtttttcatttatGTCCACTATGAGAATAtccagaatgaaagaaaaaaaaaggtcagtgaCTTACAACTGATGAACTCTGTTGCAACAAGATTTCTAAACAGACttcaaaagctgtatttaaagAACCTCATCCATGTAGTTTTTGGCTCTAATTCACGGGAGCTGAGCCCAGAAATCAGCATTATCATCATCTAGTCTAAACCCCATACAGAATCATACAAGGCATAGAATCTTCTCTAACAGTATCTGCCATGAAcacattaattttatataattcgccccagcttttctttctgagtcTGGCACAACAACTGTGAGATCTGGAGGACCCACAGCACCCTTAGGTAACATCAGGACTCAGTGATTTGCAAACTCATGGAAGGACATCTCATGCCTATGAATTAAGTGCCTCTTTGGCTATTGTACCTAAGCTTCTAACAAAAGCCTTACAGGTTTGAGGGGCTTAGTTTCATTTGCTCCTCACTATCATGATACGGTCTTAGCAGAGAGAGATGACAACACGGACTGAGGACTTTGGGTAGGAACTGTCTACCTgtgtggagcagagcacagtgagGCGATGCTGGCTGCAGCCAGTCCGTACATATTTCAGAGAAACAGCTCCCTTGACGATGTGAATCACACACAGCCTTTTGCACAAGCTTTACAAAAACTCTTTTGGCTCTCTGAGCTCATTCCCATTCCAAGATCAGGAAAATCTTGTGGACTGCCTCATCTGTTTCCCCCTGTTGTGCCAGCGCAGGGCACCAATGTCACATCAGTCTCAGCCCATCCTCAGCCATTCCAGTGCTGGGTCAGGTAACTGTGTTACCATGTGTCACATCCTGGGCTGGGGAACTTTTCGTTGGATGAAAGCTGAAAATAGTCTTTCAGATACTTAAGGTAGGCCACATGTTAGCCTAGTTACTTAacaatttaaattttagaaaaccAGTATGTGTTGAATAATAGCTCAGCATATTGCATTACGCAACATTTTTATTGAGATAACTCATGACTTTTCTTTAAACTGTTATCCTGAATTTGTTTTGAGTTCGTTGAAAACTAGTGTCTTCCTAAAGTAGATCTCAaagtcttcctttctcctttccattcTTCTCTATGTTGTATACAGTTTCCCACAGCTGAAAATACAAGATGCAAAAAGCAGAACTGttgcagaattttcttttgactggcctcttttctttttcaaggcaCAAGGAACTTGTGCTGCTTTGGGcaactttttttgaaaaaaaaaaaaaaaaaattaagattttaaacATACCGAAGGATGCATGTTGCACCTTTTATCTAGCGACAATTTGGCATGTATATTAGTTTTAGGTCCCTGCTGGTGCTGTAGTCTATGGGCACACTGAAACACACATGAACCATGTCATTTATTGCAGACAACACAAACAGAACCTGTGAGATATACAGCTATAGCTATTTGGATATTCAGATAGATATATTGATATTTGTGTATAGGCAGTGCATTTGTAGGAATCTATAATTACATTCCCTTTTGCTTACTGGCAGCAGCTCAACCTCCCATAAGAACGACATTTTTCCTACACCATGTGAACAAAGCAGCCAGCAGCAAGGGCAGGCAGGCCCTTTCCCCCAGGGCAGTGCCGATTTCCTACGCCCATGCCACCCTCTCACCCACCGCGCCCCGGTGACTCGCCCGGTCTCACCGCTCCCGTTGGCCTCGCCGAGGGTCGAGGGCGACAGGAACAAGTCCCTTCCCAACAATGTGCTGCAAGTCGTCGAGCAGGCGGCTGGGCACTTTCAGGCCAGCGTCCAGCTTCTCCTTATTGGCCTTCGTGAGTCTCTTGATCCTCACCAGGAGGTCGGGGCGGTTGTGGCGAAAGTGGGGGTTCCAGAAGTGGTGCCGGGGCCCATCGGGGCTGTCGGGACTGTCCCCCGCCGCGGCCGGCCCCAGCCTGGGCCCCAGCCTGTGCCCCAGCGCGGGACCAGCCGGCCCCATCGTCAGCTTGTGGAACCCGTACAGGTTAAGCTGGCGGATGATGCTGCCGAAGTTCTTGGTTTTGAAGACCTCCACCTCCCCGGCTGCGCCGGGCCCCCCGCCCAGCAGCTCCCGCTCGAAGAGCGCCTGGTCGATGAACAGCCCCTCGCCGCGGGCATCCCAGCGCACGGAGCGGACGCGAGGGTTA from Chiroxiphia lanceolata isolate bChiLan1 chromosome Z, bChiLan1.pri, whole genome shotgun sequence encodes:
- the LOC116780812 gene encoding heat shock factor protein 5-like isoform X2, with translation MAEPLLPAGFRSGSTAFWPCLFPAASRPCTFPAKLWLLVNNPRVRSVRWDARGEGLFIDQALFERELLGGGPGAAGEVEVFKTKNFGSIIRQLNLYGFHKLTMGPAGPALGHRLGPRLGPAAAGDSPDSPDGPRHHFWNPHFRHNRPDLLVRIKRLTKANKEKLDAGLKVPSRLLDDLQHIVGKGLVPVALDPRRGQRERCGKLYTT
- the LOC116780812 gene encoding heat shock factor protein 5-like isoform X1, yielding MAEPLLPAGFRSGSTAFWPCLFPAASRPCTFPAKLWLLVNNPRVRSVRWDARGEGLFIDQALFERELLGGGPGAAGEVEVFKTKNFGSIIRQLNLYGFHKLTMGPAGPALGHRLGPRLGPAAAGDSPDSPDGPRHHFWNPHFRHNRPDLLVRIKRLTKANKEKLDAGLKVPSRLLDDLQHIVGKGLVPVALDPRRGQRERVPIDYSTSRDLKLIYMPNCR